The following coding sequences lie in one Homalodisca vitripennis isolate AUS2020 chromosome X, UT_GWSS_2.1, whole genome shotgun sequence genomic window:
- the LOC124369717 gene encoding uncharacterized protein LOC124369717, whose product MMFQKLICFCLLVTIVRTDLTDEISSSIDTTPTTSNSVAQNLEELKKDAANPKHNAIYACYVNSLFRLGSSENILDVHTGAGKGHGRGGYGDMDQGIVGKPAGVPLSTTTPVIHNFHGIHNIYGTLDPTKTSSTQITLRIIYACSLYASRNVHQRDLQRINLPPCTYLDFSCRSH is encoded by the exons ATGATGTTTCAGAAACTCATCTGTTTCTGCCTGCTAGTAACGATAGTTCGCACCGACTTAACg GACGAGATCTCCAGCTCCATAGACACAACTCCCACAACATCCAACAGTGTGGCCCAAAATTTAGAAGAACTAAAGAAAGATGCAGCAAACCCTAAGCATAATGCAATATATGCTTGCTACGTGAACTCGCTTTTCAGACTCGGGTCCAGTGAAAATATCCTAGACGTGCATACAGGTGCAGGTAAAGGTCATGGCCGTGGAGGATATGGTGATATGGACCAAGGGATTGTTGGCAAACCTGCGGGAGTGCCATTATCCACAACAACCCCGGTAATCCACAACTTCCATGGTATCCACAACATCTACGGTACCCTGGATCCAACAAAAACGTCTTCTACCCAGATTACCCTCCGGATTATATACGCTTGTAGCCTATACGCCTCAAGGAACGTTCACCAGCGAGACCTCCAACGTATTAACCTTCCCCCTTGCACATACCTCGATTTCAGTTGTAGATCTCATTGA